In Platichthys flesus chromosome 20, fPlaFle2.1, whole genome shotgun sequence, a single genomic region encodes these proteins:
- the LOC133976167 gene encoding testis-expressed protein 47, translating to MTGLLLVYPTFVLHVIESSRDVLLSVLKDLRDMQLQTDGCLMEAAKVVSMAHVPHSRTFHQWSYKVLDAADVDPLSEGFEEDEDSTETLVRSLLSALHQLAEHLKMPKKTVPGSVPGTAPQLLVSQELPGKLLSRDELLSPEEQLQTYDSPVNISLGFGQVNRSSSLNTV from the exons ATGACGGGCCTGCTGCTGGTTTATCCGACCTTTGTGCTGCACGTCATCGAG TCGTCCAGGGACGTTCTGCTCTCGGTTCTCAAGGATCTCAGAGACAtgcagctgcagacagacgG GTGCCTGATGGAGGCTGCAAAGGTGGTGTCCATGGCTCATGTCCCTCACAGCAGGACGTTCCATCAGTGGAGCTACAAG GTGCTTGATGCAGCTGATGTGGACCCACTGAGTGAGGGGttcgaggaggacgaggacagcACGGAGACGCTGGTTCGCAGTCTCCTGTCAGCTCTGCACCAACTGGCCGAGCACCTCAAGATGCCCAAGAAG ACTGTCCCTGGATCAGTGCCGGGCACCGCTCCACAGCTGCTGGTCTCTCAGGAGCTTCCAGGGAAGCTGCTGTCTCGAGACGAGCTCCTGAGtccagaggagcagctgcagacgTATGACTCGCCCGTAAACATCAGCTTGGGCTTCG GACAAGTGAACCGAAGCAGCAGCCTCAACACAGTTTAA